From a single Chitinophaga sp. Cy-1792 genomic region:
- the lpdA gene encoding dihydrolipoyl dehydrogenase yields the protein MEQYDLAVIGSGPGGYVAAIRAAQLGYKTALIEKYSTLGGTCTNVGCIPTKALLDSTHHYFDALHNFKAHGIETTTVQLNFTQLNKRKAEVVLKNTQGLDYLMKKNSITRLLGTGSFTDNSTLQVRGNDGAITTVKAAKYIIATGSKPATIPGVAIDKKRIITSTEALSLPEQPKNLVIIGGGVIGVEMASVFSRIGTNVTILEYADQIIPTMDRELGSSLRKILEKEGVKILTQQSVYKADNLGSTAKVWYRNSSNAEQEIEADYVLVAVGRKPYVQGLGLENTGVQLSQRGTVVTNAALETTVPGIYAIGDVIGGAMLAHKAEEEAMYVVESMFGHPHQVKYDCIPGVVYTWPEVASVGLTEEELKRDGIPYRVGKFPFAANARARAGMDTDGFAKVLIDTKYGEILGAHVIGARAADLVTQAIAGKTFEITADEMARAFYPHPTYSEVMKEAWVIGSGRPSVNI from the coding sequence ATGGAACAATACGATCTGGCTGTAATCGGCTCCGGCCCCGGTGGCTATGTAGCTGCAATACGCGCGGCACAGTTAGGCTATAAAACAGCACTGATAGAGAAATATTCCACACTGGGAGGTACCTGTACCAATGTGGGCTGTATTCCCACGAAAGCGCTGCTCGACAGCACCCACCATTACTTTGATGCGCTGCATAATTTCAAGGCACACGGTATTGAAACAACAACGGTGCAACTGAATTTTACCCAGCTGAATAAACGCAAAGCGGAAGTAGTGCTGAAAAATACGCAGGGCCTCGATTACCTGATGAAGAAAAACAGCATCACCCGACTCCTGGGTACCGGCTCTTTTACAGATAACAGCACGCTCCAGGTAAGAGGGAACGACGGCGCTATCACTACCGTAAAAGCTGCTAAGTATATTATTGCTACCGGCTCCAAACCGGCCACCATACCAGGTGTAGCTATTGATAAAAAACGTATCATCACTTCCACAGAAGCACTTTCCCTGCCGGAACAACCTAAAAATCTGGTAATTATCGGCGGCGGCGTAATAGGTGTTGAAATGGCATCGGTTTTTAGTCGTATAGGCACAAACGTTACCATCCTCGAATACGCCGACCAGATCATTCCCACCATGGACCGTGAACTGGGCAGCTCACTGCGTAAAATTCTCGAAAAAGAAGGTGTAAAGATTCTGACACAGCAATCCGTTTATAAAGCGGACAACCTGGGCAGCACTGCCAAAGTATGGTATAGAAACAGCAGCAATGCAGAACAGGAAATTGAAGCGGATTATGTACTGGTGGCAGTAGGGCGTAAGCCTTATGTACAGGGGCTCGGCCTCGAAAATACCGGTGTGCAGCTGAGCCAGCGAGGTACGGTTGTTACCAATGCGGCACTGGAAACGACGGTTCCCGGTATCTATGCCATCGGCGACGTAATCGGTGGCGCCATGCTTGCGCACAAGGCGGAAGAAGAAGCCATGTACGTAGTGGAAAGCATGTTCGGGCACCCACATCAGGTAAAGTATGACTGTATCCCCGGTGTTGTCTATACATGGCCGGAAGTAGCATCGGTAGGGCTTACGGAGGAAGAGCTGAAACGTGACGGTATTCCTTACCGCGTAGGGAAGTTCCCGTTTGCTGCCAATGCGAGGGCAAGAGCCGGCATGGATACAGACGGTTTTGCAAAAGTGCTGATAGATACAAAGTATGGTGAAATATTAGGCGCACATGTGATCGGCGCCCGCGCCGCAGACCTGGTCACACAGGCCATCGCCGGAAAAACATTCGAAATTACCGCAGACGAAATGGCAAGGGCATTTTACCCGCACCCGACCTACTCAGAAGTTATGAAGGAGGCCTGGGTAATAGGTTCCGGCCGCCCTTCGGTAAATATATAA
- a CDS encoding cytochrome c, which produces MKRLLIFAVLFAGITACNRRAVLPSRDNIAAQFITIDTRRDTTLHMKDGLEIIIRANALSAPGHSARLEVKEALNIQTMISGGLVTKSNGQLLSSGGMFKIAPADDKKISFNAPITVKVPASNISPGMQLYDGVEKDGAINWENPRPLNDTAEKTNKLGQAIYENNCKWCHEGNLYDSSMDAPPLYGAIADWNYDTAAIFAYTNNNQTYLEEGRMRLGCNYFPKYHWTIGLGPISDDSLKAVFAFIEEDGRKRYGSPPVKSPCDSCRFYQWHLGSLKAYNYEGYTDTAATDFVTRTDTRTADTIPGDGKVMEAGTQNGEQAKASYYTVKIDNFGWKNVDEETRSLLTAAPSKLSVTVKGPSLPSMHIYLVIPQDKILSPGGLLDDGVSYGFYGTDSTVYLPQRTSAYVFAIAEDPDKKEFYFGKTAFTTDFVNNLTLQLQPAQPEAFEKFIQQAGGDKGLSAKVGTVPAKPVNGTGTALIKYYEQKVAEHCHNK; this is translated from the coding sequence ATGAAACGATTACTGATATTCGCTGTACTGTTTGCCGGAATTACCGCCTGTAACCGCCGTGCTGTACTGCCCTCCCGCGATAATATTGCTGCGCAATTTATCACCATCGATACACGCAGGGATACCACGCTGCATATGAAGGATGGCCTGGAAATTATCATCCGGGCCAATGCGTTATCCGCACCCGGACATTCTGCCAGACTGGAAGTAAAGGAAGCCCTGAACATTCAAACCATGATCAGTGGCGGTCTCGTGACAAAGAGCAATGGACAGCTGCTCAGTAGCGGCGGCATGTTTAAGATAGCACCCGCCGATGATAAGAAGATAAGTTTTAATGCGCCCATCACAGTAAAAGTGCCTGCCAGCAATATTTCTCCAGGCATGCAATTGTATGATGGCGTGGAAAAAGATGGGGCCATCAACTGGGAAAACCCAAGACCACTGAATGATACGGCGGAGAAAACAAATAAGCTAGGACAGGCTATTTATGAAAACAATTGTAAATGGTGTCATGAAGGTAACCTGTATGACTCCTCTATGGATGCTCCTCCGCTATACGGCGCTATTGCTGACTGGAACTATGATACCGCAGCGATTTTTGCCTATACCAATAACAACCAGACTTACCTGGAGGAAGGCAGAATGCGCCTGGGCTGTAACTATTTCCCAAAATACCACTGGACCATAGGTTTAGGGCCCATAAGCGATGACTCGCTGAAAGCCGTATTTGCTTTTATTGAAGAAGATGGCAGAAAAAGATATGGCAGCCCGCCGGTAAAAAGCCCCTGCGACAGCTGCCGCTTTTATCAATGGCATCTGGGATCCTTAAAAGCATATAACTACGAAGGATATACAGATACCGCAGCTACTGACTTTGTAACGCGAACGGATACACGCACCGCCGACACTATTCCCGGTGACGGTAAAGTAATGGAAGCAGGCACCCAAAACGGCGAACAGGCCAAAGCATCTTATTACACCGTTAAGATCGATAACTTCGGCTGGAAAAACGTAGACGAAGAAACCAGGAGCCTCCTTACTGCCGCACCATCGAAGTTAAGCGTTACGGTTAAAGGCCCTTCCCTGCCTTCTATGCATATTTACCTCGTCATCCCGCAAGACAAAATCCTTTCTCCCGGCGGCCTCCTCGATGATGGCGTTTCCTACGGCTTCTATGGCACCGACAGCACGGTATATCTCCCACAGCGTACGTCCGCATACGTGTTTGCCATCGCAGAAGATCCTGATAAAAAGGAATTTTATTTCGGAAAAACAGCTTTTACTACCGATTTTGTAAATAATCTCACCCTACAATTACAACCTGCCCAACCGGAAGCATTTGAAAAGTTTATTCAGCAGGCAGGCGGCGATAAGGGACTAAGTGCTAAAGTAGGTACCGTGCCGGCAAAACCTGTAAATGGTACTGGCACTGCACTGATAAAATATTACGAACAGAAAGTGGCAGAACACTGTCACAACAAATAA
- a CDS encoding S41 family peptidase → MRRFLFFTVLTQLPALFSAAQTKPLSAADSLKIYNKMLTPRQMQADLKVFRDIREKTNSGLYRYYTKKQIDSIYNWAINATKKPVRTTEFYKIILQLSDFEGSCHNYTEPAADLFGFLNRQKGYFPYDLKYIQGKMIFNNQTAEIPAGSRILSINGVSDTALMHSFYKYLTADGYTVTEKLSGSVNRAYGVRYLLEYGLHDSFKVTFTPPYTQDVKTATLAAVTLDERKKNQVSRYSAAVDSTIDYNVQPKYSFRMKDAATGLLSLRIFTMADDADDPRFPVYQRFIDSVFQQLDKNAVPNLILDIRSNPGGSDPTFEQPMMYLTDHPFKENDEAYISFNRDSIPFMQYFWGISTGKRFDSADIAYGHKFLNENYLPYSNGRSKQNQVMNPVYNPKQPAYKGHLYLLADEYTASAASHLASLVKAYARNVTIVGVETVGGYYGHNGHSPLVYELPNSKIKTQFSIVYVVQDAPVKPDQPEGRGTMPDHEVWQTFDDYMNKKDTQMEYVMKLIADKK, encoded by the coding sequence ATGAGACGCTTTTTATTTTTTACTGTGCTGACCCAACTCCCTGCATTATTCTCGGCAGCCCAAACCAAACCTTTGTCTGCGGCAGACAGCCTGAAAATCTACAACAAAATGCTCACGCCGCGCCAGATGCAGGCGGACCTGAAGGTATTCCGCGATATCCGGGAGAAAACCAATTCCGGACTATATCGCTATTATACCAAAAAACAGATAGACAGCATCTACAACTGGGCAATAAATGCAACGAAAAAGCCTGTACGTACAACGGAATTCTATAAAATCATTCTGCAACTCTCTGATTTCGAAGGCAGCTGCCATAACTATACGGAGCCGGCAGCAGATTTATTCGGCTTCCTTAACCGCCAGAAAGGCTATTTCCCCTACGACCTGAAGTATATCCAGGGGAAAATGATTTTCAATAACCAGACGGCCGAAATCCCGGCAGGTTCCCGTATTCTCAGTATCAATGGCGTTTCGGATACTGCACTAATGCATTCTTTCTATAAGTACTTAACTGCCGATGGCTATACCGTTACCGAAAAGTTATCCGGTAGTGTTAACCGTGCCTATGGGGTGAGATATCTCCTGGAATATGGCTTGCATGATAGCTTTAAAGTAACTTTTACTCCGCCATATACGCAGGACGTGAAAACGGCTACACTGGCAGCGGTAACCCTCGACGAACGCAAGAAAAACCAGGTAAGCCGCTACAGCGCAGCGGTAGATAGTACCATCGACTATAATGTGCAGCCTAAATATAGCTTCCGCATGAAAGATGCCGCTACCGGCCTGCTCAGTCTCCGCATCTTCACCATGGCCGACGATGCCGATGATCCCCGCTTTCCGGTATACCAGCGGTTTATCGACAGCGTTTTCCAGCAGCTGGACAAAAACGCGGTTCCTAATCTCATCCTGGACATCCGAAGCAATCCCGGTGGCAGCGACCCTACCTTCGAACAGCCGATGATGTACCTCACGGACCATCCATTTAAGGAAAACGATGAGGCATATATCTCCTTTAACCGTGATTCCATTCCTTTTATGCAGTATTTCTGGGGAATAAGCACCGGAAAGCGCTTCGATTCGGCAGATATTGCCTACGGACATAAATTCCTGAACGAAAACTACCTGCCTTACAGCAACGGGAGAAGTAAACAGAACCAGGTAATGAACCCTGTGTACAACCCTAAACAGCCTGCCTATAAAGGACACCTGTACCTGTTGGCTGATGAGTACACAGCTTCTGCGGCTTCTCACCTGGCATCACTGGTGAAAGCCTATGCCAGAAACGTCACCATCGTTGGCGTTGAAACGGTGGGCGGATACTATGGCCATAACGGTCACTCGCCACTGGTTTATGAATTACCCAATTCCAAAATCAAAACACAGTTCTCTATTGTTTACGTAGTACAGGACGCACCCGTAAAGCCCGACCAGCCGGAAGGCCGCGGAACAATGCCTGACCATGAGGTATGGCAGACCTTCGACGACTACATGAACAAAAAGGATACGCAGATGGAATACGTCATGAAGCTGATCGCCGATAAAAAATAA
- the msrA gene encoding peptide-methionine (S)-S-oxide reductase MsrA → MTSEKAILAGGCFWGVEELIRQLPGVTHTVVGYTGGDVPNATYRNHGTHAEGIEITFNPEVLSYRSLLEFFFQIHDPTTRNRQGNDIGTSYRSAIFYLDEKQHEIALKVIADLEASGKWPGKFATEVVPAGDFWNAEEEHQDYLQKHPFGYTCHYIRPDWKL, encoded by the coding sequence ATGACCAGTGAAAAAGCCATTCTTGCCGGCGGTTGCTTCTGGGGAGTAGAAGAATTGATCAGGCAATTGCCAGGCGTTACGCATACAGTGGTAGGATATACCGGTGGCGACGTACCCAATGCGACCTACAGAAATCATGGTACACATGCCGAAGGGATCGAAATCACCTTTAACCCGGAAGTATTATCATACAGGAGCTTATTGGAATTTTTCTTCCAGATACATGACCCCACCACCCGCAACAGGCAGGGCAATGATATCGGTACCAGCTACCGCTCTGCGATCTTCTACCTGGATGAAAAGCAGCATGAGATTGCATTGAAGGTAATCGCTGACCTGGAAGCCTCCGGAAAATGGCCCGGCAAATTTGCTACGGAAGTAGTGCCCGCCGGCGATTTCTGGAACGCTGAAGAAGAACACCAGGACTATCTGCAGAAACATCCTTTCGGATATACCTGCCACTATATCAGGCCCGACTGGAAACTGTAA
- a CDS encoding Crp/Fnr family transcriptional regulator, producing the protein MLKISEVGLYNYLTWKQTPGLKENVKLMTVKRGKQLYDTSHKYTDIYEIISGAVKLGGVSGKGREYIYELVTPGEFFGNLAMLGGDTFSEFGKAIASTQLRIYKPAFFKHLMTHDPEVAAWSFEKIVYRWNKTESMLANIRSYEPRERITLLYEELQKKTIMVGNREIILNRLLTLQDIADLTGTTRQLAADTLNAV; encoded by the coding sequence ATGCTGAAAATTTCAGAAGTAGGCCTATACAACTACCTGACCTGGAAACAAACGCCGGGCCTGAAGGAGAACGTAAAACTTATGACAGTGAAAAGAGGTAAGCAATTGTATGATACCTCACATAAGTATACAGATATCTATGAGATCATCAGTGGCGCTGTGAAGCTGGGTGGTGTTTCCGGAAAGGGCCGTGAATATATCTATGAACTGGTAACTCCCGGTGAATTTTTTGGCAACCTGGCCATGCTGGGTGGTGATACCTTCAGTGAATTCGGCAAAGCCATTGCCTCCACACAGCTTAGAATTTACAAACCTGCTTTCTTCAAACACCTGATGACCCATGATCCGGAAGTAGCGGCATGGTCATTTGAAAAAATCGTTTACCGCTGGAATAAAACGGAATCCATGCTGGCCAATATCCGTTCCTATGAGCCACGTGAGCGCATCACGCTGCTTTATGAAGAATTGCAGAAAAAAACGATTATGGTAGGCAACAGGGAAATCATTCTCAACAGATTACTCACCCTGCAGGATATTGCCGACCTTACAGGAACCACACGGCAGCTGGCGGCCGATACGCTGAACGCCGTCTGA
- a CDS encoding TonB-dependent receptor: MLQRKALLFLLCLFLLPLAMMAQVTTGSVTGTVKGPDGKAIEGASVTLVHQPSGTKYMNRTLKNGGFTISSVRVGGPYLLKIDFIGFKTQTVEGFSVVLGDPYDVVVTMGADTKELAGVTVASTVKRKGAVEKSGAATVIDSRTLAVMPSFNRSITDLTKLTPQSGGNNNTFAGRSGNYNNLKVDGANLNNSFGLSTDPLPGGGSSPISLDAFDEISVNIAPVDVRQSGFTGAGINAVTKSGTNEFHGTVYGFYRDQSFNGRNVGDIKLDPATSSSKKTYGGSIGGPIIRNKLFFFINGEYEANSGSRITNYVATGSTNAGNVSSTPLDSMALLAKYLKDKYNYDPGVYDNYPTAAKSNYKYIAKVDWNINEHHKLTAKFSDFVSNEDPSSVNASSIIGGGGFSLPGTTASISTLPNSRLSNKSMIFSNSVYGFKHTVRTGTLELNSNYGKISNSLLLTSSKVQDTRITNSAPFPFVEIFDGTNIAHNYMSFGVEPYSYNNDVLNKVWSVTDNISYYTGKHSFTAGFSYESQLVGNMFMPGAQSYYIYNSLNDFMTDQAPLYYSYAYSMVPGKKAVYSAELKYGQASVYAQDEIKVNSKLKVTVGLRADKPVYVEKALENPAITALTFPDKDGNMTHYNGQWPAARLNLSPRIGARWDVLGDKSLIVRGSMGIFNGMAPFVWLTNMPTNSGMYQNSVALKNTNPDDLAQLQKMKFNPQIDGYADKFPPVAGTSIPSNIVMIDKNFKFPQIFRTDLAIDKNLGHGYSFTLEGLITKDINAIRMRNANLKEPTGEFAGPDNRPRYVSTLNTDRYIYPNISSAVIVENTNKGYSYAFTAQLNKAFAKGFFGSIAYTYTKAKDISANSGSQAYSIWNSNATVGTSNDLELASSAFATRHRIVSMLSYRFEYLKHAATTLSLIYQGAPSGNITYRINGDLNGDGNNQDMMYIPKTGKELVFDAYSATVSGVTYSFTADQQAAALDKFINNSSYLRKHRGGYAERNGAMMPWYNDVSARILQEFYIKSGKTRHTLQFSADILNLPNMLNKYWGIQKTTTTTQPLALSRIGTDGVPVYKMQNNNGVLYTTPTQNINSGTSTWSMQIGARYSF, encoded by the coding sequence ATGCTACAAAGGAAAGCATTACTTTTTCTGTTATGCCTGTTTTTATTGCCGCTGGCAATGATGGCACAGGTCACCACCGGATCTGTCACCGGTACCGTTAAAGGTCCGGATGGCAAAGCCATTGAAGGCGCCAGCGTAACACTGGTACACCAGCCTTCCGGCACCAAATACATGAACCGCACCTTAAAGAATGGTGGTTTCACCATCAGCAGCGTTCGCGTAGGCGGCCCTTACCTGTTAAAGATTGATTTTATTGGTTTTAAAACGCAGACTGTAGAAGGTTTCAGCGTAGTACTCGGCGACCCATATGATGTAGTGGTTACCATGGGCGCAGATACCAAAGAACTGGCCGGCGTAACCGTAGCATCTACCGTAAAACGTAAAGGTGCAGTTGAAAAAAGCGGTGCCGCTACCGTGATCGACTCGAGAACACTGGCTGTTATGCCGTCGTTTAACCGTAGTATCACCGACCTCACCAAACTGACGCCGCAATCAGGTGGCAACAACAACACCTTTGCCGGCAGAAGCGGTAACTACAACAACCTGAAAGTAGATGGTGCCAACCTCAACAACAGCTTCGGTCTGAGCACCGACCCGCTGCCAGGTGGTGGCTCTTCTCCTATCTCCCTGGATGCTTTTGACGAAATCTCTGTAAACATCGCACCAGTAGACGTACGCCAGTCGGGCTTCACCGGCGCAGGCATCAACGCCGTTACCAAAAGCGGTACCAACGAATTCCACGGTACCGTTTATGGCTTCTACCGCGACCAGTCTTTCAACGGCCGTAATGTTGGCGACATCAAACTGGATCCTGCCACCTCTTCTTCCAAAAAAACCTATGGCGGAAGCATCGGCGGACCTATCATCAGAAATAAACTCTTCTTCTTTATCAACGGAGAATATGAAGCCAATTCCGGCTCCAGGATCACCAACTATGTAGCTACCGGTAGCACCAACGCAGGAAACGTTTCCTCTACACCATTGGATTCTATGGCCCTGCTGGCAAAATACCTGAAAGATAAATACAACTACGATCCGGGTGTTTATGACAACTACCCTACCGCCGCTAAATCAAACTACAAATACATCGCTAAAGTAGACTGGAACATCAACGAACACCATAAACTGACCGCTAAGTTCAGCGATTTCGTCAGCAATGAAGATCCATCTTCCGTGAATGCCAGCTCTATTATCGGTGGCGGCGGATTTTCACTGCCAGGCACTACTGCCTCTATCTCTACCCTGCCAAACAGCAGGCTGAGTAACAAGTCTATGATTTTCTCCAATTCTGTTTATGGCTTCAAACATACCGTTAGAACCGGTACACTGGAACTGAACAGTAACTACGGTAAAATCTCCAATAGCTTATTACTCACCTCCAGCAAGGTACAGGATACCAGGATCACCAACAGTGCTCCGTTTCCTTTCGTGGAAATCTTCGATGGTACCAATATCGCCCATAACTACATGAGCTTCGGAGTAGAGCCATACAGCTATAACAACGACGTACTCAATAAGGTATGGAGCGTTACAGACAACATCTCTTACTATACCGGTAAACATTCCTTCACTGCAGGCTTCTCCTATGAGTCGCAGCTGGTTGGTAATATGTTCATGCCAGGTGCACAGAGCTATTATATCTACAATTCCCTGAACGATTTCATGACAGATCAGGCGCCTTTATATTACTCCTATGCCTATTCAATGGTACCTGGTAAGAAAGCCGTTTACTCTGCTGAACTGAAATACGGACAAGCTTCTGTATACGCACAGGATGAGATCAAAGTGAACAGCAAGCTGAAAGTAACCGTAGGGTTGCGTGCCGACAAACCTGTATATGTAGAGAAAGCCCTGGAAAATCCAGCTATCACAGCGCTGACATTCCCTGACAAAGATGGCAACATGACCCATTACAATGGTCAGTGGCCGGCAGCAAGACTGAACCTTTCTCCACGCATCGGTGCAAGATGGGACGTATTGGGAGATAAATCACTGATTGTTCGTGGAAGCATGGGTATCTTCAACGGTATGGCGCCATTTGTATGGCTGACCAACATGCCTACCAACTCCGGTATGTACCAGAACAGTGTGGCGTTGAAAAACACCAACCCAGACGACCTGGCACAGCTGCAGAAAATGAAATTCAACCCGCAGATTGATGGATATGCAGATAAGTTCCCTCCAGTGGCTGGTACTTCTATCCCTAGCAACATCGTGATGATTGACAAAAACTTCAAGTTCCCGCAGATTTTCAGAACAGACCTGGCGATCGACAAGAACCTGGGCCATGGCTATAGCTTCACCCTGGAAGGACTGATCACCAAAGATATCAATGCCATCCGTATGCGTAACGCCAACCTGAAAGAGCCTACCGGCGAATTCGCTGGTCCGGATAACAGACCACGTTATGTATCTACCTTAAATACCGATCGTTATATTTATCCTAATATCAGTTCTGCTGTTATCGTAGAAAACACCAACAAAGGTTATTCCTATGCATTCACTGCACAGCTGAACAAAGCCTTTGCAAAAGGTTTCTTTGGTTCTATCGCCTACACCTATACGAAAGCGAAAGATATCTCTGCTAACTCCGGCTCTCAGGCTTATTCCATCTGGAACTCCAACGCTACCGTTGGAACCAGCAACGACCTGGAACTGGCATCATCAGCCTTCGCTACCCGTCACAGAATCGTGAGTATGCTCTCTTACCGTTTCGAATACCTGAAACATGCAGCTACTACCCTCTCCCTGATTTACCAGGGTGCTCCTTCCGGTAACATCACCTACAGGATCAATGGCGACTTAAACGGCGATGGCAACAACCAGGATATGATGTACATACCTAAGACAGGTAAAGAACTGGTATTTGATGCTTACTCTGCTACCGTTAGCGGCGTAACCTACAGCTTCACTGCCGACCAGCAGGCTGCTGCACTGGATAAATTCATCAACAACTCCTCTTACCTGCGCAAACACCGTGGTGGGTATGCAGAAAGAAACGGCGCGATGATGCCCTGGTACAACGATGTATCTGCACGTATCCTCCAGGAGTTTTACATCAAATCCGGCAAAACCAGACATACCCTGCAATTCTCTGCAGATATCCTGAACCTGCCTAACATGCTGAACAAATACTGGGGTATTCAGAAAACAACGACGACCACACAGCCGCTTGCGCTGAGCCGTATTGGTACCGACGGTGTTCCTGTATATAAAATGCAAAATAATAACGGCGTATTATATACAACACCTACACAGAATATCAACAGCGGTACCAGCACCTGGTCTATGCAGATTGGTGCCCGCTATTCTTTCTAA
- a CDS encoding polyprenyl synthetase family protein produces the protein MKSTDQLRAGFDAWLHAWPFPDQPANLYGAIQYFLANGGKRLRPMLCLLGNELFSGPEAEALHIATAVELFHNYSLVHDDIMDNSPLRRGMDTVHVRYGKSTAIVVGDTLLIKSMEALNRVTLPNRKQIMALFLKTARQICEGQQLDLDQEAAGIGKVSYENYLNMVTMKTAVLLAASITMGAMAAQASAYQQELLYGFGKNLGIAFQLQDDYIDAFGDPATTGKQQGGDIIENKNTALLIKAMELCSPAQQQDLLAAMAVDGPAKVPAVRQLFDACGAGAWVRQEVERYTGMAFQRIDELSIPETGRETLRSLATQLLIRQA, from the coding sequence ATGAAATCGACAGACCAGCTCAGGGCCGGGTTTGATGCATGGTTACATGCATGGCCATTTCCTGACCAGCCAGCAAACCTTTATGGTGCCATTCAGTATTTCCTTGCCAATGGTGGCAAAAGACTGCGTCCTATGCTTTGTTTGCTGGGAAATGAATTGTTCAGCGGCCCTGAAGCGGAAGCATTGCACATTGCCACGGCAGTAGAGCTATTTCATAACTACTCGCTGGTACATGACGATATCATGGATAATTCGCCGCTACGGCGCGGCATGGACACGGTGCATGTCCGCTATGGGAAGTCCACCGCCATTGTAGTAGGGGATACGCTACTGATAAAGTCTATGGAAGCGCTTAACCGTGTCACCCTGCCTAACCGTAAACAGATTATGGCGCTGTTCCTGAAAACAGCCCGGCAAATCTGTGAGGGGCAGCAGCTGGACCTCGACCAGGAAGCTGCCGGTATTGGTAAGGTTAGTTATGAAAATTATCTCAACATGGTTACCATGAAAACCGCTGTGCTGCTGGCTGCCAGCATCACCATGGGGGCGATGGCGGCGCAGGCATCTGCCTACCAGCAGGAGCTGCTCTATGGCTTCGGTAAAAACCTGGGCATTGCCTTTCAGCTGCAGGACGACTATATCGATGCCTTCGGCGATCCCGCTACCACTGGTAAGCAGCAAGGCGGTGATATCATCGAAAACAAGAATACTGCCCTGCTGATTAAGGCGATGGAACTCTGTAGTCCTGCGCAGCAGCAGGATTTGCTGGCTGCCATGGCGGTAGACGGCCCCGCAAAGGTGCCAGCCGTACGCCAGCTTTTTGATGCCTGTGGCGCTGGTGCCTGGGTGCGGCAGGAAGTGGAAAGATATACTGGTATGGCCTTTCAGCGTATTGACGAACTCAGTATCCCTGAAACCGGCAGAGAGACGCTGCGTTCGCTGGCAACGCAGCTGCTGATCCGGCAAGCCTGA
- a CDS encoding TetR/AcrR family transcriptional regulator — MKKSEKTRNYIIEQTADIFNKKGYAGTSLSDITEATGLTKGAFYGNFADKEEVAVAVFEHNAFFLHQLLMQYFNKSYRTWKDRLCGLTDLYRDHWLALYRKGGCPLINAAIDADDTFPVLKESTAKAFEVWAKEIARIIDAGKKQQEFHPEISAKEYASLFIILIEGGILLSKTRGQSSHLHIALDRIDKIIAEEIAI, encoded by the coding sequence ATGAAAAAATCAGAAAAAACAAGAAATTATATCATAGAACAAACGGCGGATATCTTTAATAAAAAAGGATATGCGGGCACTTCCCTGTCCGATATTACGGAAGCCACCGGACTAACAAAAGGTGCTTTCTATGGCAACTTTGCCGATAAGGAAGAAGTTGCAGTGGCCGTTTTTGAGCATAACGCCTTTTTCCTGCACCAGCTATTAATGCAGTATTTCAATAAAAGCTACCGTACCTGGAAAGACAGGCTCTGTGGCCTTACGGATCTCTACAGAGACCACTGGCTCGCGCTGTACCGGAAAGGCGGATGCCCGCTGATCAATGCCGCCATCGATGCAGATGATACCTTCCCGGTACTTAAGGAAAGCACGGCCAAAGCCTTTGAGGTATGGGCGAAAGAAATTGCCCGTATCATCGACGCAGGCAAAAAACAGCAGGAATTCCATCCGGAAATCTCCGCTAAAGAATATGCCAGCCTGTTTATCATCTTGATAGAAGGAGGTATTCTGCTGTCAAAGACACGCGGACAATCATCTCACCTGCATATCGCATTAGACAGGATAGATAAAATTATCGCGGAAGAAATAGCCATCTGA